ACCAAATCGATCCCTGAACAACAAAAACTCTTGTACAGCCACTTAAAGTGCTCAAAATGTTAATATTACGAACTAGAAAATATTAAGGGAGAAAAATAGAATTAAGGTCCATGGTGAGCCTACCTTGCAACTTGAGACTGCCACAATATTTGAAACCGTTTGTAACCCAGGTGGAAGCTGACCTGCAAAAATAGGTCTGGCTGGTTGTGCTGACATTGTCACATTGACATTTTTTACCCATGGAAGCATTGAAACCACCTCATTTGCCTTCTGCTCAAACTGTCATATAATAAAATCTTGTTAAATACTGTGTATGGTTAGAATCATACAAACCATCTGCAATGCCCATCATGTAACCACAACATGAAGTTGTTAAAATTTCACATTTATACTAGAATAGAAATATGGATCATGGCTTTAGAACGTAATTAATGCTGAGGAAAGTAAGAATGAGACATAGCAGGAAAAGTTTCTTGTTATAGAGTCTTCCACGACTTCACTTAAAAACTAATTTTGAAtgaatttttgtaaaaaaaagttTGTGGTTCCAAACATACATCAGTTCCTGATCAAAGAATTGTGGTTGTGTCATTTACCATGTCCTTGATCGGACATGCTGGTGTCGTGAGCTCCAACCGAAAGGAAACCTGACATGGAAATATTAACAAGTGTCTTAGTCTGGACAATATTTATCAAATGAGAATCTGGGAATTTCAACGCTTATGCTCTCAATAACCTCTCCTTGAGCTTCATCAATTTGCAGATCTTTCACAAAGCCACAAGACACAATATCCGTTCCGAAATCTGGATCAATAATTTGAGCTAAAGCTTTCAAGACATCGCTCTCAGCTGTCCAAATTGATGAGGCAGCACCAGCTACACATGACCGCCATACATTAgcacaaaacaacaaaatataacTTATAACTTTCATATGCAGATGTTTAGAACCATAAACACAACTATAGATGAGCTTCAAATATAAAATTCTATCATATCGTTTTTAGCGACAACATGATGACGAGAATACTGATGCGTAGATTATGAACTATGTCTTCCTAAGAAAGGAAAATTAGGAGTTTCAACATCCATCAGCGACTCTTCCCTCACACACACAAAGAATTGAGGTCATACAATTGCACATGATGACGAACAACATACAACAGTGCAATCCATTAAAGAGATAAAGGAAAAGTTGAGATACATTGAAATTCATCTGATCAGATTACAGAGAATATGCATTTGAAATTACCTTCAACTGAAGCCGAAGCAGCTCTAGTTTTGCCAACGCAGCTCGAAACGGAACTTCCAAGCGATGTGAGATTGAACCTCTCGACCTTTTGACAGGAACTGGTAATAGACGATTGGAGACATTTATCGCGTAAAAGTAGTCCTGCGGAGAAAATAGTAGCTGTGATTAGACGTATAAGACTAGAAAAGGCAGAGAAAACAGTAGTTGAGGCCACCATAATCCAACCTTTCAATGGCGATGATTTGTAAAGAGAGATGCGGTGGAAAGGGAGCTTGTAGTATCTgcatttttagagagagaaaatggagCTCCAACTACTACTAGTACTGGGAACGAGAGGTCACTGAGTGCCAGTGCCTCAGGCTCGGGTTTGTGTGGGACActgatggatatatatatatatatatatatatatatatatattatataacaaCTAACAAGCCTACGGAAACGGCAGCGTTTCAACTTTTCTTGCATAAGGAAGACCAACAAGtcttaacatgatttttttttttcatgaatgagAATCCGAGTTGCTCGAGATAGTGGTACATGCTAACAAATGGTATTATGGTAAGTTCAATCGTAAATATAAATGTCAAATACGAGAATGTTTGAGTTGACCTTATTTTCAAAACATGATGTAGTCATCTGAAATTATTTATTCCGAACAGATTATTCAAGAGGAAGTATGATTAATGTATAGGAGGGGGGAAAAGAAACAAATGTTAGAATTATCGAAAGTAACCAAAATCAACTAAGTTTCTCCGTCTAGCCAAATGGAGTCTACAACTAAGAAGATGTGCTCCGCAAGTGAGTTAGAACCTTATGGTTtttgtcccacatcgcttgggCTTGTTTATATGATTGCGGGTTTCCTTCCCAGCAAAAATTAGTTGTgagctcttttttttaaaaaaaaaaagttagttgTGAGCTATAATAGCGTCAATTTTCTCAAAGCACTGAAGATGAATGAATAGCCTCATCATGGTAGACGACTAGCCCATGGAAGCAAACATTGCATCAGCATTCAGCAgcaacaaagagagaaaaatatatatatataaaaattgaaatttaactAACATCTGAAATCAATTCATGTATCCCTCTTTGAACTAAAGAAGGCAATAACAATTATAATCCATAAATGCGTCCTCCTTAATTAAAACCTACAGAATcaattgcaatttgcaaatTAGGGCAATCTGTGGATTGGCAAGTGCATTGTACACCAAAAGATGAAACTTCACATCCACAGCCTGCCCTTCAATGAATAATCAGGAACTACTGCCTCCACAACCAGCAACCGAACTTGTTTAGCCAGACAAAACCTGTCCGGAATAAAAATGAAGCACTTGTAAACAATTAGAGGTAATCAATTGCAAGGGGGAAATAATATGGAGCAAATAAGAATCCTCTATTTTATGATGATGCCCTTCCTCAGTTAATGCCAAAGCTTGCTACAAAATCCATTGCGAGGCCTTTTGCTGGATATGATATCTGAAAAGGAGTCAACCAACTGTCCTGCCAAACTACTTGGGTCATCAATCAGAGTTTGAATGAAGGTGTTGACCACCCTTTGTTCCTGCTCTGTTGATCTCAAGCTAAACCATGTTAGCAATTTCAACCTAAATTCCTGGTTAATGTGACCTTGACATTCCAGCCAACGTATTATCTTGACACAGTACTCAAAGTTCCCATCTAAGGCACCCAATGGTGACCCGTTTATCAGTGTGCTATCACAGTCGTGCGCCTCTTCATTAGACTGTGCTGCCCTTTTCTTGCTAAACTCTCCTCGAGAATCAACAGTTGCCACTTCTCCTGTAGGCCCACGGTTCCAGGTCTGAGAGTCACCACTACCATGTGATCTTGCCATACCATTATTCTGCAACTCATGAGAAGCAGCATCTTCATCAGCCACAACTACGCGCTCCAAAGTGCAACCATTATCTTCATCCCTTGATGATTCAAATGGTGGCGTTAGCTCTTCATTTAAATCAGGCACTGAAACAACATTTAGGTCCAGCCCACGTGAAACTGATGGCAAAGGATCTTCTTCTGGAGTTTCAGTCTTGATGTCTCTGCTTGCTCCACAGCATTTTTCCAAATCAGCACTGCAGAATCCTTCGAAGCAGCCTTCCTGTTGAGCCCAAGCCAGACGCAGGATCTTCCCAAGGTCTCGAACCTTGAATCCAGGGCAATTGACTGAAAGCCCCCTGTTGAAACTAGATGAACTTTCAATCACAGCTTTATCTTTCTTACGATTCATGGTAACCACAGAATCTGGATTCTTGTGAATTATTTCTACACTCTTGGTGAAACACTTGGCCTCAGAGTGACCCAAGTCTCCAGCCTCTGTATAAGAAACAATACGGAAGGTATATTCAGTGCATGGCTGCAGATTGGATATCAGAATCCTTCTCTGAGCACTTGGAAAGACACAAACCGGCTCTTTTGTgtgtttctcttcttgattcttGCAATACCAGAGCTTGTAGCCCTTAACATCCTTAGATGATGGAGTAGGCAGTTCAATTAATATAATCACAACGGAAGAAGAAGTTATTTCTTCAAATAGGAATTTGCAAGCAGCAGGAAGTGAGTCTTCTGCAAGGGAAAAGGAACTTCATCATTCATATTAGTGGCTTTCATACTTGCTGCATTGACAAAAATAGCAAGAAGACACATTATAGAATCTAACCTCTATAGTTTGAATTAACATTAGAAATGGTAGCCAGCCATTCATCTGCTTTGTCAATAGCATCAGAACAAAGTTTCTGCACATCAGCTGCAATAGAGAGTCTGCTGACAATGCCACGTGCCATCTTAGCAGAAATTCCACTTACTGGGCCCAATTctttttctagtttagtttttgcaTCTTTTACAATCCCATGTAGTTGTTTGAACCTTGAGGTGCCATCCAGGAGCCTGTAGCTTAAGTATAGTCTATAAGAAAGCACATCAACGCGACGAGCGTCCTTGGCTATAGTTAGCTGTTTCCTCCAGTACCTGCAAGTATTAGTCAAATCATCCCACTGCCATCAGTTCAGGGTTAAAAACCAATTAAAGGAACATAAGATAAACCTATAGCTTCTTTTCTTTAAATCATTTACTATTCTTGTGTGTTTCCAGGTCAAAGTAGGCGGTCCTCACCATGAGTAGTAATAGTAAAATCCCTACATGTTAAGCTGGCCAGCCCAATATAAAATTAGAACCAAGCTCCTGTCTCTAAGTGAAAAATATGGTAAAGAAGAAAGCATACACAACGTAggtatatgcatataaatgctACAATTGTAACCACAACTCATGATATCCAAGCTATTTACGTACCCAAGTATTCCTGAAACTTTACCACAAGAAGCACAGCAGTAGCTACCATCTAACTGCATCAGTTGGCCAAGATTGACAACCCCTACTTTTTTACGTTTAAGGGCACACTCAATGTGACATGATAACCCACAAGAGTCCCCGTCACAAGATTCAGATGCGCAAACCAACCAGAGACTAGGGTCTTTATTGTCATCAAACAAGTGACAGATGCAGCAAGAGCATCTCTTGCAGAATGTGTCATTGGTAGATAGAACAGCTCTGCAAGCAGAATTTTTACAGATCCACGAATTAGAATATCCAAAATCTGTAGACAGCTCAGTGGTAGGAGACAGTCGCATAGGGTTATCTCCCTTTCTGCTTTGCTTCCTAGAAGCTGGCTGATTGTTGGGGCTCAAAGAAGCTTTTCTTTTATCCTGCTTCTTAATCATCTTGCTACTTGTCTTCAAATGGTCTGTTATCTTGCTTTTTGATGAAGCCGAGCGTTTCTTGTCTTTATCAGAACAAGTACGAAGAAGTTCCTTCTTAGGACCAGATTTTAGAGATTCTTGAAGGAGTTCTGGGCTTCTTGAAGCATCATCAGAATGCCCATTTTTCTCCGGGGTGCTCTGTACACTGGAAGAAAGACTTTGAATACCAGAAGCTGGACAGgaataaagaaatcaattgaCATAGTAAGAAGAAGACTTTGCCGGAAACAGTACCAAATGAGAACATTCAGAAATGCTgatattttaaaacataaattcCTAAGATTAAAGCAATTCATTGCATACACTGCACATGTATCTTACGGAACAATGAATATAAAGAGAAGTCAACAATTATCAGAAATACTAAGACCTGACAGCAAATTGTAGTTTCATCACGGAACCTACAACGTGGGACTACTAAAATAATGTTTCTAGTACCCTTATTTGAAAAGCAGTGACTTTTTCATGGCTATGAAATGCAATTGGATCATCAGGACGTAGGCATATGACAAGCACAGAAACGAAAGAACTGTGTCataaacagggaaaaaaaaaaagttgcaatAAACTTGTATAAAGTACCCTAACAGCTAAACCCATTATATCATTACTTAACATTGCATAAGAAACCATTTTCAATGTTCCAAACGCAAACAAAAATTTCCCCTCAGCTTTTTTTGTTATTAAGGAAGTGGTAATGCTAAACATATTCTATCAGACAAAAAGATAAACAGAGAGAAGGCAAGAGGGACTGATGAAGACAGAAGACTGTACCTTTGACAAGTATTTTATCATCTAAATCCATTTATCAGTATGAAAATCTTAAACAGCCGTCCAGCCGCTCCTGTGACAATAAGAAAATACAAGAatgactttaaaaaaaaagacaaacagaTATATTTTTCCCAAAAAGAGTACACGAGACTAAAACATGTGTGCATGCAGAAGGTTTTCCATTATAGGATTGGTTTCTGCTTTCCTTACTTTCTTCCCCTACTTATTCCATTCTTGCAATGCAGCTAATGAATTGGCGCATGAACGAAAAAGCACATTAAGCTACAATAAGAAGCCACAACATTCATCTTCCTGACAATTTTGGACTCAATCCAAGAAGTAAAATATCAGCACTTTAACGGGTTACAACGCTAGCTAAAAGAAACACCAAAACTAATAAATATAAAGAAGGACACAACACTAAACTTGGAAACTGAAGCAATTAAGCAAGACCAACATATAAGAGACGCATACAACCTCTT
This genomic window from Tripterygium wilfordii isolate XIE 37 chromosome 9, ASM1340144v1, whole genome shotgun sequence contains:
- the LOC120006295 gene encoding VIN3-like protein 1 isoform X2, with translation MDLDDKILVKASGIQSLSSSVQSTPEKNGHSDDASRSPELLQESLKSGPKKELLRTCSDKDKKRSASSKSKITDHLKTSSKMIKKQDKRKASLSPNNQPASRKQSRKGDNPMRLSPTTELSTDFGYSNSWICKNSACRAVLSTNDTFCKRCSCCICHLFDDNKDPSLWLVCASESCDGDSCGLSCHIECALKRKKVGVVNLGQLMQLDGSYCCASCGKVSGILGYWRKQLTIAKDARRVDVLSYRLYLSYRLLDGTSRFKQLHGIVKDAKTKLEKELGPVSGISAKMARGIVSRLSIAADVQKLCSDAIDKADEWLATISNVNSNYRDSLPAACKFLFEEITSSSVVIILIELPTPSSKDVKGYKLWYCKNQEEKHTKEPVCVFPSAQRRILISNLQPCTEYTFRIVSYTEAGDLGHSEAKCFTKSVEIIHKNPDSVVTMNRKKDKAVIESSSSFNRGLSVNCPGFKVRDLGKILRLAWAQQEGCFEGFCSADLEKCCGASRDIKTETPEEDPLPSVSRGLDLNVVSVPDLNEELTPPFESSRDEDNGCTLERVVVADEDAASHELQNNGMARSHGSGDSQTWNRGPTGEVATVDSRGEFSKKRAAQSNEEAHDCDSTLINGSPLGALDGNFEYCVKIIRWLECQGHINQEFRLKLLTWFSLRSTEQEQRVVNTFIQTLIDDPSSLAGQLVDSFSDIISSKRPRNGFCSKLWH
- the LOC120006295 gene encoding VIN3-like protein 1 isoform X3, giving the protein MIKKQDKRKASLSPNNQPASRKQSRKGDNPMRLSPTTELSTDFGYSNSWICKNSACRAVLSTNDTFCKRCSCCICHLFDDNKDPSLWLVCASESCDGDSCGLSCHIECALKRKKVGVVNLGQLMQLDGSYCCASCGKVSGILGYWRKQLTIAKDARRVDVLSYRLYLSYRLLDGTSRFKQLHGIVKDAKTKLEKELGPVSGISAKMARGIVSRLSIAADVQKLCSDAIDKADEWLATISNVNSNYREDSLPAACKFLFEEITSSSVVIILIELPTPSSKDVKGYKLWYCKNQEEKHTKEPVCVFPSAQRRILISNLQPCTEYTFRIVSYTEAGDLGHSEAKCFTKSVEIIHKNPDSVVTMNRKKDKAVIESSSSFNRGLSVNCPGFKVRDLGKILRLAWAQQEGCFEGFCSADLEKCCGASRDIKTETPEEDPLPSVSRGLDLNVVSVPDLNEELTPPFESSRDEDNGCTLERVVVADEDAASHELQNNGMARSHGSGDSQTWNRGPTGEVATVDSRGEFSKKRAAQSNEEAHDCDSTLINGSPLGALDGNFEYCVKIIRWLECQGHINQEFRLKLLTWFSLRSTEQEQRVVNTFIQTLIDDPSSLAGQLVDSFSDIISSKRPRNGFCSKLWH
- the LOC120006295 gene encoding VIN3-like protein 1 isoform X1, with the protein product MDLDDKILVKASGIQSLSSSVQSTPEKNGHSDDASRSPELLQESLKSGPKKELLRTCSDKDKKRSASSKSKITDHLKTSSKMIKKQDKRKASLSPNNQPASRKQSRKGDNPMRLSPTTELSTDFGYSNSWICKNSACRAVLSTNDTFCKRCSCCICHLFDDNKDPSLWLVCASESCDGDSCGLSCHIECALKRKKVGVVNLGQLMQLDGSYCCASCGKVSGILGYWRKQLTIAKDARRVDVLSYRLYLSYRLLDGTSRFKQLHGIVKDAKTKLEKELGPVSGISAKMARGIVSRLSIAADVQKLCSDAIDKADEWLATISNVNSNYREDSLPAACKFLFEEITSSSVVIILIELPTPSSKDVKGYKLWYCKNQEEKHTKEPVCVFPSAQRRILISNLQPCTEYTFRIVSYTEAGDLGHSEAKCFTKSVEIIHKNPDSVVTMNRKKDKAVIESSSSFNRGLSVNCPGFKVRDLGKILRLAWAQQEGCFEGFCSADLEKCCGASRDIKTETPEEDPLPSVSRGLDLNVVSVPDLNEELTPPFESSRDEDNGCTLERVVVADEDAASHELQNNGMARSHGSGDSQTWNRGPTGEVATVDSRGEFSKKRAAQSNEEAHDCDSTLINGSPLGALDGNFEYCVKIIRWLECQGHINQEFRLKLLTWFSLRSTEQEQRVVNTFIQTLIDDPSSLAGQLVDSFSDIISSKRPRNGFCSKLWH